One window of Desulfarculus baarsii DSM 2075 genomic DNA carries:
- a CDS encoding MFS transporter, whose product MESALDQHCQARPSPYRWVVFGALAAAYVLVFFHRLCPSVVALDIMADLGAGPALMGLLASAYFYPYAAMQMPAGLLADSWGPRRSVTLFFALAGVASILFGLAWSTAVAVAARVLVGLGVAMVFVPTMKIITCWFPRGQFALMAGLLLALGGLGAYVASAPLAMLSAAFGWRASFVVIGLISMVVGVAIWFLVRDNPADKGLPPAEARPCATEAPAIGLWQGAMMVLGHGRFYPLAGWFISTGVVFFGLGGLWAGPYLAQTHGLGPADVGHVLSMMAVGMVLGSPLLSWLSDKVLRSRKAVLIGCAVGLCGLTAPLALAPADIPLWGLYLGSALLSVFCAAASGVGFIAAKELFPVEIAGTAVGLINFFPFLGGALGQPLLGWLLQRHGGRGPYAAAVYGQAFEWCLWIALAGLFCALFCTETWGRPAPTEGDH is encoded by the coding sequence ATGGAGTCAGCTTTGGACCAACACTGTCAAGCCCGGCCTTCGCCGTATCGTTGGGTTGTTTTCGGCGCGCTGGCGGCGGCCTATGTGCTGGTGTTTTTTCATCGGCTGTGCCCGTCGGTGGTGGCCCTGGACATCATGGCCGACCTGGGCGCGGGCCCGGCGCTGATGGGGCTTTTGGCCTCGGCCTATTTCTATCCCTACGCGGCCATGCAGATGCCGGCGGGGCTTTTGGCCGATTCGTGGGGGCCGCGGCGCAGCGTGACGCTGTTTTTCGCCCTGGCCGGGGTGGCCTCGATCCTCTTCGGCCTGGCCTGGTCAACCGCCGTGGCGGTGGCGGCGCGGGTGCTGGTGGGCCTGGGCGTGGCCATGGTTTTCGTGCCGACGATGAAGATCATCACCTGTTGGTTTCCGCGCGGCCAGTTCGCCCTGATGGCCGGGCTGCTATTGGCCCTGGGCGGGCTGGGGGCCTACGTGGCCTCGGCGCCGCTGGCCATGCTCAGCGCGGCCTTTGGCTGGCGGGCCAGTTTTGTCGTCATCGGGCTGATCAGCATGGTGGTGGGCGTGGCGATATGGTTTTTGGTGCGCGACAACCCGGCCGACAAGGGCCTGCCGCCGGCCGAGGCGCGGCCATGCGCCACGGAGGCCCCGGCCATCGGCCTGTGGCAAGGGGCGATGATGGTCTTGGGCCACGGCCGGTTTTATCCGCTGGCCGGCTGGTTCATCAGCACGGGGGTGGTCTTTTTCGGGCTGGGCGGCCTGTGGGCCGGGCCCTATCTGGCCCAGACGCACGGCCTGGGCCCGGCCGACGTGGGCCACGTGTTGTCGATGATGGCCGTGGGCATGGTGCTGGGCAGCCCCCTGCTGAGCTGGCTATCCGACAAGGTGTTGCGCTCGCGCAAGGCCGTGCTGATCGGCTGCGCGGTGGGCCTGTGCGGCCTGACCGCGCCGCTGGCCCTGGCCCCGGCCGACATCCCGCTCTGGGGCCTCTATCTGGGTAGCGCCTTGCTCAGCGTCTTTTGCGCGGCGGCCTCGGGGGTGGGTTTCATCGCGGCCAAGGAGCTTTTTCCGGTGGAGATAGCCGGCACGGCGGTGGGGTTGATCAACTTTTTTCCGTTTTTGGGCGGCGCATTGGGCCAGCCGTTGCTGGGCTGGCTGCTGCAACGCCACGGCGGGCGCGGGCCTTATGCGGCGGCGGTCTATGGTCAGGCCTTCGAGTGGTGCCTGTGGATCGCATTGGCCGGGCTGTTTTGCGCGCTGTTTTGCACCGAGACCTGGGGCCGGCCGGCCCCGACCGAGGGCGACCACTGA